The following are encoded in a window of Amycolatopsis lexingtonensis genomic DNA:
- a CDS encoding heme o synthase yields the protein MSLVNAAHGRSDDTSAVHPTGERPHGDRRSIRRVVGAYAALAKPRVIELLLVTTIPAMFLAGRQIPSPWLVLATLVGGTMAAGSANALNCVIDADIDKVMNRTKRRPLVKDSVPRRGALIFGLVMGVASAAVLYLTVNLLSAILAVATILFYIFVYTLGLKRRTSQNVVWGGAAGCMPVVIGWAAVTGTVQWPAFVMFGVIFFWTPPHTWALGMKYRDDYERAGVPMLPVVATAQHVARQIVIYSWVMVAWTLLLLPVTSWLYGTFAILAGGWFLFYAHSLQAAVRRGEETKPMALFHRSNTYLMIVFVALAVDSAIGLPTLGLPF from the coding sequence ATGTCGTTGGTGAACGCTGCGCACGGACGCAGTGACGACACCAGCGCCGTGCACCCGACCGGTGAACGACCGCACGGTGACCGGCGAAGCATCCGCCGGGTCGTCGGCGCCTACGCCGCGCTGGCGAAACCGCGGGTGATCGAGCTCCTCCTGGTCACCACCATCCCGGCGATGTTCCTCGCCGGCCGTCAGATCCCCTCGCCGTGGCTGGTACTGGCCACGCTGGTCGGCGGGACGATGGCCGCGGGCAGCGCGAACGCGCTCAACTGCGTGATCGACGCGGACATCGACAAGGTGATGAACCGCACGAAGCGCCGCCCGCTGGTCAAGGACTCGGTGCCCCGCCGCGGCGCGCTGATCTTCGGCTTGGTGATGGGCGTCGCGTCGGCCGCCGTGCTGTACCTCACGGTGAACCTGCTGTCGGCGATCCTGGCGGTCGCGACGATCCTCTTCTACATCTTCGTCTACACGCTCGGCCTCAAGCGGCGCACGTCGCAGAACGTCGTCTGGGGCGGCGCGGCGGGCTGCATGCCGGTGGTCATCGGCTGGGCAGCCGTGACGGGCACGGTGCAGTGGCCGGCGTTCGTGATGTTCGGCGTCATCTTCTTCTGGACGCCGCCGCACACCTGGGCGCTGGGCATGAAGTACCGCGACGACTACGAGCGCGCCGGCGTCCCGATGCTGCCGGTGGTCGCCACCGCCCAGCACGTCGCCCGCCAGATCGTCATCTACTCGTGGGTGATGGTGGCGTGGACGCTGCTGCTGCTCCCGGTGACGTCCTGGCTGTACGGCACGTTCGCCATCCTGGCGGGCGGCTGGTTCCTCTTCTACGCGCACAGCCTGCAGGCCGCGGTGCGGCGCGGCGAAGAGACCAAGCCGATGGCGCTGTTCCACCGGTCGAACACGTACCTGATGATCGTGTTCGTGGCGCTGGCGGTGGACTCGGCGATCGGCCTGCCCACCCTCGGCCTGCCGTTCTGA